The following proteins are co-located in the Rheinheimera salexigens genome:
- a CDS encoding leucyl aminopeptidase family protein — MNAKTPLLVSGSTGIPLAIIATQDYTKWHEQQPTAQQNWLKATHFPGKGLSVIPNNDGQIGQVIYVSDTPDAYWVCGDIVNQLPANQYLLKASDAQCQVAAFSWALGAYKFDRYKKNTKQYPQLVIDNPELVASTLQLVRSVTIVRDLVNTPAADMMPQHLGDTMQALADEFGAKVTQIIGDELLEQNYPTIHMVGRASENLPRLIDLTWGDENAPKVTLVGKGVCFDSGGLDLKPGAGMRLMKKDMGGAAHVIGLAHQIMATNLPVRLRVLVPAVENAVSANAFRPGDVITTRKGLTVEIDNTDAEGRLVLCDALAEASDDKPDLIIDFATLTGAMRVALGTELPGFFSNDDKVAADITAAGLKVEDPVWRMPLHKPYFDQTGSDIADLANCGKTPFGGAITAALYLEAFVDSNISWSHFDIMAWNNRALPGRPVGGEAFGIRAVFEYLQQRFDK, encoded by the coding sequence ATGAATGCAAAAACTCCATTACTCGTTTCCGGCTCTACCGGTATACCTCTTGCCATAATTGCCACTCAAGACTATACAAAATGGCACGAGCAACAGCCTACCGCTCAGCAGAATTGGCTTAAAGCCACCCATTTCCCAGGCAAAGGCTTAAGTGTTATCCCTAATAACGACGGCCAAATTGGCCAAGTGATTTATGTTAGCGATACTCCTGATGCTTATTGGGTTTGTGGCGATATCGTTAACCAATTACCTGCCAATCAATACTTACTTAAGGCCAGCGACGCCCAGTGTCAGGTGGCGGCTTTTAGTTGGGCGCTAGGCGCTTACAAATTCGACCGCTATAAGAAAAACACTAAGCAATACCCACAGTTAGTTATTGATAACCCTGAATTAGTCGCCAGCACTTTGCAGTTAGTACGCTCAGTCACTATTGTACGCGATTTAGTGAATACCCCTGCAGCCGATATGATGCCGCAACATTTAGGCGACACCATGCAAGCGTTAGCCGATGAGTTTGGCGCTAAAGTGACTCAGATCATTGGTGATGAACTGCTGGAACAGAATTATCCAACCATCCATATGGTCGGTCGCGCCAGCGAGAATTTACCGCGCCTTATCGATTTAACTTGGGGTGATGAAAACGCGCCTAAAGTGACGCTGGTAGGTAAAGGTGTCTGTTTTGATTCTGGCGGTTTAGATCTTAAACCCGGCGCTGGCATGCGCTTAATGAAAAAAGATATGGGCGGCGCAGCCCATGTTATCGGTTTAGCCCACCAAATTATGGCCACTAATTTACCGGTTCGCTTACGGGTATTAGTACCCGCGGTTGAAAATGCCGTATCGGCCAACGCCTTTCGCCCCGGCGATGTGATTACTACCCGCAAAGGCTTAACCGTTGAAATTGATAACACCGACGCCGAAGGCCGTTTAGTATTATGTGATGCCTTAGCCGAGGCTAGTGATGACAAGCCAGACTTAATTATCGACTTTGCCACCTTAACCGGCGCCATGCGTGTCGCGTTAGGTACTGAATTACCAGGTTTTTTTAGCAATGACGATAAAGTAGCTGCCGACATAACCGCAGCGGGTTTAAAAGTTGAAGATCCGGTGTGGCGCATGCCGTTGCATAAGCCTTACTTCGACCAAACTGGTAGCGATATTGCAGACTTAGCCAACTGTGGCAAAACACCGTTTGGTGGCGCTATCACTGCCGCTTTATACTTAGAAGCTTTTGTTGATAGCAATATCAGCTGGAGTCACTTCGATATTATGGCTTGGAACAACCGCGCCCTACCTGGCCGGCCCGTTGGTGGTGAAGCCTTTGGTATTCGCGCCGTGTTTGAATACTTACAACAACGCTTTGATAAGTAG
- a CDS encoding esterase/lipase family protein, which produces MTTNTTNTSMQAPYYPIIYVRGFAATMSEIDETTADPYMGFNRGSSVLRQDHQCKPVSFIFESPLLRLIKDHQYVDAFQSGGYLDKPDAAQTRSIWVFRYYERASDLLGNGERVCMEQFALDLRCFILRVRSATCGDDPVKKAAFKVHLVAHSMGGLVCRCYLQNICRHGAPAGFDSNGLELAKKGPSPHLVDKMFTYGTPHNGIEVMGFNVPDLGPLDRFQISNFDRGRMREYLKISKKSVAVNSLDGAFEPENCFCFIGSNYKDYNAFFNLSKQATGPASDGLVMMANAYVEDAPRSVAYRSHSGTFGLVNSESGYQNLRRFLFGSIRITAKLQVKKVDLPPGVKQRYDNGDEVRGSYYFDTVTGVRAGPNYVLNERRYNHASALLRTFNELINEQKPVYLFTGYLTKDARQASDQALMFMIDFGVRIPLFEINRKFWFDEHFEGFMYQEHITLAIRDKTIRYGVSLQDGIGNAPHPAEITEENGLRKVCIPVGTDVNAKPGFQGHIELIVDDWN; this is translated from the coding sequence ATGACGACCAACACCACTAATACCAGCATGCAGGCACCTTACTATCCGATTATTTATGTGCGGGGTTTTGCCGCAACCATGTCAGAGATAGACGAAACAACCGCAGATCCTTACATGGGCTTTAATCGAGGCTCATCAGTACTGCGCCAAGATCATCAATGCAAACCGGTATCGTTTATCTTTGAATCCCCGCTGTTGCGACTGATTAAAGATCATCAATATGTAGATGCGTTTCAAAGCGGGGGTTATCTAGATAAGCCCGATGCAGCGCAAACACGTTCAATCTGGGTGTTTCGTTATTATGAGCGCGCATCCGATTTGCTCGGCAACGGCGAACGGGTTTGCATGGAACAGTTTGCGCTGGATTTACGCTGCTTTATTCTTCGTGTGCGTTCAGCCACTTGTGGTGATGATCCGGTTAAAAAGGCCGCTTTTAAAGTGCACTTAGTGGCGCATTCAATGGGCGGCTTAGTTTGTCGGTGTTATCTGCAAAACATTTGTCGTCACGGCGCACCTGCGGGCTTTGATAGCAATGGATTAGAGTTAGCTAAAAAAGGCCCTAGCCCGCATTTAGTGGATAAAATGTTTACCTATGGTACCCCGCATAATGGCATTGAGGTGATGGGATTTAACGTGCCAGACCTAGGACCACTTGATCGCTTTCAAATATCTAACTTTGACCGCGGTCGAATGCGTGAATATTTGAAAATAAGCAAAAAGTCGGTGGCAGTGAACTCGCTCGACGGTGCCTTTGAACCCGAAAACTGTTTCTGTTTTATCGGTTCAAACTATAAAGATTATAATGCGTTTTTTAACTTATCTAAGCAGGCAACGGGGCCAGCCAGCGATGGGCTGGTGATGATGGCTAACGCTTATGTTGAAGACGCGCCTCGTTCGGTAGCCTATCGTAGCCATTCTGGTACTTTTGGTTTAGTAAACTCGGAGTCAGGTTATCAAAACCTTAGGCGGTTTTTGTTCGGGTCAATACGAATAACCGCCAAGCTACAGGTTAAAAAAGTCGATCTGCCGCCAGGGGTGAAACAGCGATATGATAACGGCGACGAGGTTAGAGGCTCTTATTATTTTGATACCGTTACCGGTGTGCGGGCTGGGCCAAACTACGTTTTAAATGAACGACGGTATAATCATGCATCAGCGCTATTACGCACTTTTAACGAATTGATTAATGAACAAAAACCGGTCTATTTATTCACCGGTTATCTAACCAAAGACGCACGGCAAGCATCTGATCAAGCCTTAATGTTTATGATTGATTTCGGTGTACGTATTCCGCTATTCGAAATTAACCGCAAGTTCTGGTTTGATGAGCATTTTGAAGGCTTTATGTACCAAGAACATATCACTTTGGCCATACGGGATAAAACCATTCGCTACGGAGTTTCACTTCAAGACGGTATCGGAAATGCGCCTCACCCAGCAGAAATAACCGAAGAAAACGGCCTACGAAAAGTGTGTATACCTGTTGGCACAGATGTTAACGCCAAACCAGGCTTTCAGGGCCATATAGAACTAATAGTAGATGATTGGAATTAG
- a CDS encoding M14 family metallopeptidase, which produces MDKIYHIGTVGQPWGAPEKAQWLAEQDIKRSFFSEVLPEIEALADQFTLVKYGKLDYEAVCGKTYPLYAVKSRDWQSFKPTILVTGGVHGYETSGVHGALRFLQTKASHYSPHFNIVVIPCISPWGYETINRWNPDAIDPNRSFGQDGKAIEALEAKQYLQSLDTDFALHIDLHETTDSDNSEFRPAKAAQDGKVNHNWNIPDGYYTVDDSEHPSPALQKAIIDAVAQVTHIAEADENGRLIGEPIQQPGVINYAKASLGLCGSVTNAPLVSTTEVYPDSPSATPEQCIQAQVAAVCGALDYLLSLG; this is translated from the coding sequence ATGGATAAAATTTATCATATTGGTACCGTCGGCCAGCCTTGGGGCGCCCCAGAAAAAGCCCAATGGTTAGCCGAGCAAGATATTAAACGTAGTTTTTTCAGCGAAGTATTACCGGAAATTGAAGCCTTAGCCGACCAATTTACTTTGGTTAAATACGGCAAGCTAGATTATGAAGCGGTATGCGGTAAAACTTATCCACTGTATGCGGTTAAAAGTCGTGATTGGCAATCATTTAAACCCACTATTTTAGTCACCGGCGGTGTGCATGGTTACGAAACCAGTGGTGTGCATGGTGCTCTGCGTTTTTTACAAACCAAAGCGTCCCATTATAGCCCGCACTTTAATATCGTGGTTATTCCCTGCATTAGCCCTTGGGGTTATGAAACCATTAACCGTTGGAACCCAGACGCTATCGATCCTAATCGTAGCTTTGGTCAAGACGGCAAAGCCATTGAAGCATTAGAGGCCAAGCAATACTTGCAGTCATTAGACACTGACTTTGCTTTGCATATTGATTTGCATGAAACCACCGACAGCGATAACAGTGAGTTTCGCCCCGCCAAAGCGGCGCAAGATGGCAAAGTAAACCATAATTGGAATATTCCAGATGGTTATTACACCGTAGACGACAGCGAGCATCCAAGCCCAGCGTTGCAAAAAGCCATTATTGATGCGGTGGCTCAAGTTACCCATATTGCCGAAGCTGACGAAAACGGCCGCTTAATTGGCGAGCCCATTCAACAGCCTGGCGTAATTAACTATGCTAAAGCCTCATTAGGCTTATGTGGCAGCGTAACTAACGCACCGTTAGTGAGCACCACAGAAGTGTATCCAGACAGCCCAAGCGCCACGCCAGAGCAATGTATTCAAGCTCAAGTCGCCGCAGTTTGTGGTGCGTTAGATTACTTGTTAAGCCTTGGCTGA
- a CDS encoding LysR family transcriptional regulator, translated as MLNLKSLQSFRAIMQTGSATAAAKQMGLTQPGISRLLASLEQSVGYALFYREHSRLIPTDEALRLRAEIELLLNNADRFLALARNLRKFDAGSLTIVAPASFSSGPLADAVASFMAVHPAVSISIDSQSPQQARELVAQRSIDCGFTQLPEQHPGLICYPILKSALVCAVPSQHPLAQQTSIQLAQLCSEPLVLLGKGRPSRQNLEQFFQSEGITPQVKIETHNIATACAYVKRQQGIAIINKILAEQYVDKDMRLIPLTNTISHEYGFIHSAHAPMSRLVKAFYQHCLNFFNTEEQ; from the coding sequence ATGCTCAATTTAAAAAGTTTGCAGAGTTTTCGCGCCATTATGCAAACCGGTTCGGCCACGGCAGCTGCTAAACAAATGGGCTTAACCCAACCCGGCATAAGCCGATTATTGGCTTCATTAGAGCAATCTGTTGGCTATGCCTTATTTTATCGAGAACACAGCCGGTTAATTCCTACTGACGAAGCGTTGCGCTTAAGGGCAGAAATTGAATTATTACTTAATAACGCCGATCGCTTTTTAGCTCTAGCCCGTAACTTACGTAAATTTGATGCCGGCTCACTGACTATAGTGGCGCCAGCCAGTTTTAGCTCCGGGCCCTTAGCCGATGCCGTCGCCAGCTTTATGGCGGTACATCCGGCGGTTTCAATTAGTATCGATAGCCAAAGCCCACAACAAGCACGGGAATTAGTCGCTCAACGTTCAATAGACTGTGGCTTTACTCAGCTACCTGAGCAGCATCCTGGTTTAATTTGCTACCCTATTTTAAAAAGCGCTTTAGTGTGTGCCGTACCCAGTCAGCATCCTTTAGCGCAGCAAACAAGTATTCAGCTAGCCCAATTATGCAGTGAGCCTTTAGTATTATTAGGTAAAGGTCGCCCTTCACGACAAAATTTAGAACAATTCTTTCAAAGCGAAGGCATTACACCCCAGGTGAAAATTGAAACCCATAATATCGCCACAGCGTGCGCTTATGTTAAACGGCAGCAAGGCATTGCTATTATTAACAAAATATTAGCTGAGCAGTATGTAGATAAGGATATGCGCTTAATTCCATTAACTAACACCATTTCTCATGAATATGGTTTTATTCACTCGGCTCATGCACCCATGTCGCGTTTAGTGAAAGCCTTTTATCAGCATTGTTTAAACTTCTTTAATACCGAAGAGCAGTAA